From Poecilia reticulata strain Guanapo linkage group LG3, Guppy_female_1.0+MT, whole genome shotgun sequence:
ttaacattttgttaaaagcaCTCTCATATAAAACGTCTTGTGTGAACTTTGTCAAATCACGGCATGATCAAAAAGCAGCTGTAGCTCCACCTCTACCCTCAGGGAAAGGCAGCGACATATTTCCTCTGTTAATATCTAAACATTCAGTCAGACCAAAGGAGGCCAAACTGATTACTTTTATCCTCTGTTCAAGTAAGTATTCTGGGCTTTTTCACGTGGAGTAATAGGAATGTCAGAAGCAAGATTAccgtttgttttatgtttgcatgtGCTCTAATTATACGACGCCGTAAAAGCCAACATTGCTGGAGGCTGATTAAACCATGTGCCTTTCCTTATTTTTCCCATATTTATAATCCAGTTACACAAAAGTATATTAGAATGCcacaatgaaaaacagaatCGATTTTAACTTAATTTCTGTTCCTTGAAGCATTAGTCATGTTCGTACACTGCCAGCTCGCTTGACTCTCTTTTGAAGTTCGATCTGATCCATTTGGAAGAGTGCCTTTGTGTTCTGTACAGTTAAAATGGAGAAACAATACCTCCAACATATATTAATGAGGCCCTGCAGCACTCAGTCCAGGCCTTGCATTTCACAATCAGTGAACAAGATATCTAAAGTGAACAGTACGCAAATGTCCTAACTACCATTTTCTGTCTGTAAGTGTTGTTTACAGTATTTTTCAAAGATTCAGTCCCTCCGAGAAGTTGCGATCGCAACTATTAATGCAAATTCACTCATCATTATCAAATTTTGCTCAGGCTTGTTATTATTACCAGCCAACTTTTCCACAAATCTGATCAATCACTTTAACGTCTTCtgtatttccttcttttccaaCCAATCACTTCACTCGGCTGAATCCCCACAATCCCCTTCTGATTTAACTTTCGATTTTGTTGCATGTCTTTAAAGCTGAACCTGCTAGATGAAACCATGCATGATGCTAAACAATAACatatccctttttcttttttggtgaaaaaacaTTTCGAGATGTTCTGTAGGATTTACTTATAAATGTATACAGTGAATGttaatttggtgtttttgtgaaCAGAATGTGGACAATGCCTTCTTACTACACTGTATTTGCTTGTGATTGTGGTTGCTAATGTATTATGAAGTTGCTGCTTTAAACATCTGCTGAGTTGGCTGTAGATTCGCTAAGTACCCAGTGTCATATTTCAGTGGGGGTTTTTTCTAAAGGATATTACCCAGAAGGAGTCTGCAGTACCATGAAGTAATGAAGTAGTATTGCAACACACAGACTAGTGAAACTGTTAATTTTTACCCACAATGGAGGGCTACCATGTGATGTTTTGTGCAACGAGGACCTCTTTACTAACATATAAAAAGTCTGACAACACCGACAGAGTTCAGAGTCAGAGCAATGCAACACAGGGAAttgtctgtttctttaaaagaaacacataCCCCGACAACATCATCGTCACTTTGGATTAGCTGAGAGTGTCCAAACAGTCGCCTCTTCAACATGGGCTCCAGGAGAGTCAGGTAGACCATGTAGAGCAGCAGCAGGCCCAGAATGGAAAGATAAATTATGATGGTAACCTAAACATGGAGAGCAACCATTGGATGAATGCAttcaatatgaaaatatgattcAATTACTAGAAgggaaaaatgttaatgaatgtTATGTACCCATTGAATGACAACAAAAAGAGATTAATGTTAAGCAGGGGGGAAATAATGATATTGCCGCAAAGATTAAAGTAACTAAACTAAGCAAATATTGCTAATAACTACAACAAGTTAGAAAATTACAAACGTCAGAGAAGAATTACAGCAAAACCCCACAAACTGTGATTAAAGGACACCAGCGCTACACTAAGAAACAATATTTCTGTCAAACAGTAACTCTAAACCTTGGGCTTTAACAATCTATAGTGTTATGTTTTgctagttattttttttaaactcgtgaatcattttttttacatctgctAGGTATTTATAAGGACAGGAGGgagctggtgcccatctccatgGGTCaatgggtgagaggtggggACAGCTCAGTTCATCACAGagccaacaaacacacacacataggcaATCAAGGTTTTTCCAAAGTGAATGTACCTTAATAGTCCCCGAGCTTCTTTCTTCATATTTACACTCACAGCGCAAACAGTAGGCCTCAACATCTTTGCCATCCACTGGCATCGGTTCCACCACATGAAGACAGTTACTGATAAGAGAACAGCATTGATAGGCTGTTATTAagattaaaataacttattatCAGTAAGATATAGTAGGGTTTCTAAACACACCAGTCTTTGAGGGAGACATTTTGCTTGTAAATCTGTCCTTCCACTTCTCTGTAGGGTGGGCAGATGCATTTACAGCGGATGTCTTCTGAATTCTGcatcaaaagaaaagttttggtTTACTGTGATGAGTTGTCATAATTTCATTTTGCTGCCAAGGACACATAATGCAGTTCAGATTATGAAGTGCACCAATGATCATAAACAAGGTTTTCTAGAGTTTTAAGACACCAGAGGCGtctcaaaactttattttgatatgCCATTCTTACTATTCATTAAACTTTACAACATAAATTCGATTATTAGAATGATTACATACAGATATGAATTTCCTAGTGCAGTGAAGTTAGATTTACAGAAGGTAAATTGTATCTTTGTATCTTAATGTAATTTCTATTAGCATGTCTGTCCTACTTTCTTCACGATCCTATTGAAGAAATCTGCGTGGAAATGTAGAAAAGCCTCAATACATATTTACACTASTTTAGTCCtatctgagttttaaaaacagagacaagGAATGTTTCAGAAATCTGCGTGGAAATGTAGAAAAGCCTCAATACATATTTACACTATTATAGTCCtatctgagttttaaaaacagagacaagGAATGTTTCAGAAAGAAGATTTCAGCTTCACTGAACCACCATCACCATTTTCTGTCAACAGCCAGCTAACCAGGCTATCAGTAGCCTTACCTTTGCCGACACCTGACTGAGTAGAACAAAACACGCCAAACAGAAAGCCTCGACACCGAACAGGAACTTCATCTTTTCGGACCAGTCTCGGAAAGACTCCTTTGAAAATATCAGTCAATTAACTGCTACCAGAGTCCGCACAGCAACGACAAATACAACCTAGAAAGAGACGCCGTTAGCCATCGAGCTAAACCGAGCTCCTCCGTCAGCTGACTCCACTTCCGCACTTAGTCACGTGACCAGACAGGTCAACAACGATAAGGGCTGCGTCATCAAAATGGGATGGTAAAATGGGATGGTATTTCTTTTCTCCAGAATTTGCTCTACTTTTATGGAAAGCCATTTCAGCCGACATTACTTTAACCTCTTTTGCAATTATAGTAACTATATGCACACGCATTTCtctacaaaacacattttgtttttaaacaaatgtatatttatatctaAAATGTACACTGAGAGCAAAGTACAACTAAAGTCAAATCCTTAGTGGTAAAtagttcagttcaattcacaatattttgtgaatCCTAAAGGGAAATTTAATCATTCAATTAATGAAGTGAATTATTAGGGATTGTTacatcaaattaaaacagacaatCTAAAAAAGAATTAATTTCAATTTGATCTT
This genomic window contains:
- the tmem9b gene encoding transmembrane protein 9B, yielding MKFLFGVEAFCLACFVLLSQVSAKNSEDIRCKCICPPYREVEGQIYKQNVSLKDCNCLHVVEPMPVDGKDVEAYCLRCECKYEERSSGTIKVTIIIYLSILGLLLLYMVYLTLLEPMLKRRLFGHSQLIQSDDDVVGDQQPFANAHNVLSHSHSRSNMLNKVEHAQQRWRRQVQEQRKSVFDRHVVLS